ATAGCTTCCCACACATCTTCAATGTTTCTTAATTCAAGGTATTCTGTTAATTGTGGAATCTTTTGTTGGTTTAATAAAGAGATATAATCTTCCTTCCAGATGACGGAACGAGGAATGACAAAATTTTCGTTTAACATTGTATGAAAAAAACTCCTTTTAAAAAAATGTGCTCAACCAGTATTAGAATATGAAAAGTTTTTTATAAACATTTGTTTTTAAATTACTGATAAAGCAGTTTGGTTAACACGGTTTCTAATTTGTTGCGTGTTTTTAATTGCTTTTCTATTTACAATAAGATCTCTGCCAAGTTTTAAGGCAATTTGCTTTGTTGATATTTTCTTTTCATATGGTTCAATTGTGTCAAGGTCAGCTACATGGGCTAGGCCAATGGATCGTCGGATTAATTCGCATCCTGCATAACCAGTAGCTTCTTCAAAGATCTGTTCTAAAACATAACCTAAGTAGCCATCTAAATTCGTATAAATTTCTAAACCATCATTTTCCCATGCTTTTGAAAATTCTTTTACAAACACATTCCAAGTCGTTTCAATATGGTGGAAAAGAATTTGTTGTTTTTTCGGTTCACGAGATAGTGCATTAAAAACTAAATTTGCAAATACTTGACCAACATCAAAGCCGATAGGGCCGAAGTAAGCAAACTCAGGGTCAATGATTTTTGTTTCTTGTTCATCCGCAAAAATACTTCCAGTATGCAAATCACCATGTAAAAGTGCTTCAGCTTTTGTTAGAAAGATTTGTTTTAGTTTAGCAACTTCAAGTTTTAATTCATGGTCCTGCCAAATTTGTTCTACATCTTCTTGAAGCTCTGGTTCATAATCGTTTGTTTCATGATCGAAGAAAGGATCAGTAAAAATTAGATCTTCTGTTATTTTACAAAGATCAGGGTTAATGAATTGTTGAACCAAAGATTTTTTATAATGTTGATCCATGCCATAGTCAGATGTATAAAACAGTGTTTTAGCAAGGAATTCCCCAACATGTTGAGATAAAAGTGGTAAATCTTTTCCGCTAATAAAGGCTGCTCTAGCAATTTCAAGATGTGAAAGATCTTCCATAATTGTTATGGCCAATGACTCATCTGAATAGAACACTTTTGGTACATATTGTGGAACAAATTCAGCTTGTTTAAGAAGTGCATTTGTTTCGATTCTAGAACGATCAAGAGTTAGTGGCCAGCTTTCACCAACTACTTTCGCATATGGTAATGCTTGTTTAATGATGATGCTTTCTCCGTTTTCTGGATCTTTCACTTTGAAAACTAAGTTTAAATTTCCATCGCCAATTTCATTACATGTTAGTTGACTATTTTCAGGAAGCAACTGCAATTTCTTTGCTAAGGCAATTGCTCCGTTTTCAGTTAGTGGTTCGTAAACAGGTGATTTTTTATGTGCACACATTTATTTATACCTCCAATTAGTTGTTTTTGGAGGCTTTTCTAAAATAAGAAAAGCCTCTTTCCAGATTGAAAGAGGCTTGAAGTCATTGCTTCGCACCTCTCATCTTTCAGAAAGATATTCTTTCTGATGGAATTAGCACCGTGCCCAACTGGAAGTTCCAGGTATTATTTCACATAGAATGAAATATGGTCGGTTGCTGCGGCGTCATTGGGCCAAGTCCCTCTGCCAACTCTTGATAAGAGATTTTTTAGTAAAACATAAGTATATGTTTAACATATTAAGTATTCAAAAAATTAATGCTTTTCTAGAAAAATATATTGCTTGATTAGGATATTACCAATGATACTTTATCTTTGTCAATACATTATTGGGAATTGCCTAAATATTTGTGAAGTTTTTTATTGATAGTATTGCGGTAGACGGTCATCAAAGATTGGGATTTGACTGCGGACCTTTTTAACAACTTCAGCATCTAATTTGGCCGAAATAATTCCGGCTTTTTCGGTTGCTTCAGCTACGATCTCACCCCATGGGTCAATGATGAGAGAATGTCCTGCAAATTCATTATTAGGATCAGATCCAGCACGGTTACATGCTACAACATAACATTGATTTTCAATTGCTCTGCTTAGCAATAATGTTTTCCAATGATGCAGTCTTGGCATTGGCCACTCAGCTACAACAAATAATACTTCTGCACCTTCTGTTGTATGAGCGCGTATCCATTCTGGGAAACGAATATCGTAGCAAATAACTCCTGCACTTTTCAGTCCATTTATCTCAAACAAACCTTTTTCAGTTCCGGCCGCTAAATAATGATGTTCATCCATGAGCTTAAATAAATGAAGTTTGCTATATTCATGGATAAACTCACCATTATTGTTCACAATATACATCGTATTTGTTACGCTATCCTTGCATTTTTTTGCAATAGAGCCACCTACAAAGTGAACATTATACTTTTTTGCTAAGTTACTTAGGAATGTCTTTGTTCTTTCGCCATCATGATCAGCAATTTCATCTAGGCGGGTTAAATCATAGCCAGTTGTCCAAAGTTCAGGAAGAACAATGATGTTCGGGTTCTCCTGTTCTACTGCTAATGCTACTTTTTCTTCTACTTGTTGATAATTAAAGT
This genomic stretch from Metabacillus sp. B2-18 harbors:
- the mtnK gene encoding S-methyl-5-thioribose kinase, yielding MCAHKKSPVYEPLTENGAIALAKKLQLLPENSQLTCNEIGDGNLNLVFKVKDPENGESIIIKQALPYAKVVGESWPLTLDRSRIETNALLKQAEFVPQYVPKVFYSDESLAITIMEDLSHLEIARAAFISGKDLPLLSQHVGEFLAKTLFYTSDYGMDQHYKKSLVQQFINPDLCKITEDLIFTDPFFDHETNDYEPELQEDVEQIWQDHELKLEVAKLKQIFLTKAEALLHGDLHTGSIFADEQETKIIDPEFAYFGPIGFDVGQVFANLVFNALSREPKKQQILFHHIETTWNVFVKEFSKAWENDGLEIYTNLDGYLGYVLEQIFEEATGYAGCELIRRSIGLAHVADLDTIEPYEKKISTKQIALKLGRDLIVNRKAIKNTQQIRNRVNQTALSVI
- a CDS encoding carbon-nitrogen family hydrolase — translated: MKPIIACIQLDIKFGDPDFNYQQVEEKVALAVEQENPNIIVLPELWTTGYDLTRLDEIADHDGERTKTFLSNLAKKYNVHFVGGSIAKKCKDSVTNTMYIVNNNGEFIHEYSKLHLFKLMDEHHYLAAGTEKGLFEINGLKSAGVICYDIRFPEWIRAHTTEGAEVLFVVAEWPMPRLHHWKTLLLSRAIENQCYVVACNRAGSDPNNEFAGHSLIIDPWGEIVAEATEKAGIISAKLDAEVVKKVRSQIPIFDDRLPQYYQ